The following are from one region of the Nostoc cf. commune SO-36 genome:
- a CDS encoding tetratricopeptide repeat protein — MKSKNQAVFALIVKSTIVFLPLLLSPGIASGQSTPLSSPTLTPTPVLSTQEREELARLRAEKRVQQQIQSDFKSAFSRTTILLDVWLVILSLFPVAIIGLLWLLRRVVIREIVDRAMQQLRGMEELQNQLTTVKQEAENIIQEAKKINYELEQETTALQQKIKNEQENVSILTSELDLAKARVLTRLETQLKTSQENVEKLESKFASGLSKLEFDAQQQRDIALNNLGNLASIIAEDLSKLKLGVQQQQELAVYDLEISRSEFASQVSEWQSDAEKQKDIAFESLTKLQLDFAEKLSELQLDAQKQKDITLENLAIFDKDLKFQLSELQIDAQEQKNKIVDNLAALQSEFTAQLSELQVDAQRCKELIIENLEKSGSEFTSQFSELQWNIQQQKILILEKLERLETEFVSQLSELQLDAQERKDLILQELTEITPESILEMVNSEVKEEIQKQPEFTVDEYVQQGDGLFSQRRYEDAIAAYNQAVKIQPDEPVAWLKRGLTLGRLKRYKDAIASYDRAIQIQPDYHQAWCDRGVAFGNLQQHQQAFASFDKATQIKPDDAIAWLNRGLSLVALDQYEEAIVSLDKALEFQPDSPKIWDKRGYTLVRLGRDDEAIASFNKALEIKPDYASAHYNKAACYALQRQVDRCLLTLQQAIELNPKYKEDAASDLDFDEIADDERFKQLVAE, encoded by the coding sequence ATGAAGAGCAAAAATCAAGCTGTTTTCGCTTTAATTGTAAAAAGTACTATTGTATTTTTACCTTTACTGCTATCCCCTGGAATTGCCAGTGGACAATCTACACCATTATCTTCCCCGACACTAACTCCTACTCCGGTGTTATCGACTCAGGAACGGGAAGAATTAGCGCGACTAAGAGCAGAAAAGCGAGTTCAACAGCAAATTCAATCTGATTTTAAGAGCGCTTTTAGCCGTACAACTATTTTACTTGATGTTTGGCTAGTTATATTAAGTCTATTTCCAGTAGCAATCATTGGTTTATTATGGCTGCTGCGACGAGTGGTAATCCGGGAAATTGTTGATAGAGCAATGCAACAATTACGAGGCATGGAAGAATTGCAAAATCAGCTAACTACTGTTAAACAAGAGGCTGAAAATATTATTCAAGAAGCTAAAAAAATAAATTATGAATTAGAACAGGAAACAACTGCTTTACAACAAAAAATTAAAAATGAACAAGAGAATGTATCTATCTTGACATCTGAGCTAGATTTAGCTAAAGCACGGGTGTTAACTAGATTAGAAACTCAACTAAAAACATCTCAAGAAAATGTAGAAAAATTAGAGTCAAAATTTGCTTCTGGGCTATCTAAGTTAGAGTTTGATGCTCAACAACAAAGAGATATAGCACTGAATAATTTAGGAAACTTAGCATCTATAATAGCAGAGGATTTGTCTAAGTTAAAGTTAGGTGTGCAACAACAGCAAGAACTAGCAGTTTATGATTTAGAAATATCAAGGTCTGAGTTTGCTTCTCAAGTTTCGGAATGGCAGTCTGATGCTGAAAAGCAAAAGGATATAGCTTTTGAAAGCTTAACCAAATTGCAGTTAGACTTTGCTGAAAAGCTATCTGAATTACAGTTAGATGCTCAAAAGCAGAAAGATATTACACTTGAAAATTTGGCAATATTCGATAAAGACTTGAAATTTCAATTATCTGAATTACAGATAGATGCTCAGGAACAAAAAAATAAAATTGTTGACAATTTAGCAGCATTGCAGTCAGAATTTACTGCTCAACTATCTGAATTACAAGTAGATGCTCAAAGGTGCAAAGAGTTAATTATTGAGAATTTAGAAAAATCTGGTTCTGAGTTTACTTCGCAATTTTCAGAATTACAATGGAATATTCAACAACAAAAGATTCTAATTTTAGAAAAGTTAGAAAGATTAGAAACTGAGTTTGTCTCTCAACTATCTGAATTACAATTGGATGCCCAAGAAAGAAAGGATCTCATCCTTCAAGAACTAACTGAAATTACACCTGAATCTATCTTAGAGATGGTGAATTCTGAAGTTAAGGAAGAAATACAAAAACAACCAGAATTCACTGTTGATGAATATGTACAACAGGGGGATGGGCTGTTTTCCCAAAGGCGTTATGAAGATGCGATCGCAGCTTATAATCAAGCGGTTAAAATCCAACCTGATGAACCTGTGGCTTGGTTAAAACGAGGTCTAACTCTGGGGAGGTTAAAACGTTACAAGGATGCGATCGCATCTTATGATAGAGCTATTCAGATTCAACCAGATTATCATCAAGCTTGGTGCGATCGCGGCGTTGCTTTTGGTAACTTACAACAACATCAGCAAGCCTTTGCCTCATTTGATAAAGCTACACAAATCAAGCCTGATGATGCCATTGCTTGGTTGAATCGCGGTCTTTCGTTAGTAGCATTAGACCAATACGAAGAAGCAATAGTGTCTCTAGATAAAGCTTTAGAATTCCAACCCGATTCTCCCAAAATCTGGGATAAACGTGGTTATACTTTAGTAAGATTGGGACGCGATGATGAAGCGATCGCTAGTTTTAACAAAGCTTTAGAAATTAAGCCAGATTATGCCAGTGCCCATTACAACAAAGCAGCCTGTTACGCACTGCAAAGACAAGTTGACCGATGTTTGTTAACTTTGCAACAAGCAATTGAGCTTAATCCTAAGTATAAAGAAGACGCAGCAAGTGACCTAGATTTTGATGAGATTGCCGACGATGAGCGTTTTAAGCAATTGGTT